The following proteins are encoded in a genomic region of Vicugna pacos chromosome 16, VicPac4, whole genome shotgun sequence:
- the NR1D1 gene encoding nuclear receptor subfamily 1 group D member 1 isoform X2, whose translation MTTLDSNNNTGGVITYIGSSGSSPSRTSPESLYSDSSNGSFQSLNQGCPTYFPPSPTGSLTQDPARSFGSIPSSLGDDGSPSSSSSSSSSSSSSFYNGSPPGGLQVALEDSNRVSPSKSTGNITKLNGMVLLCKVCGDVASGFHYGVHACEGCKGFFRRSIQQNIQYKRCLKNENCSIVRINRNRCQQCRFKKCLSVGMSRDAVRFGRIPKREKQRMLAEMQSAMNLANNQLSSQCPLETSPTPHPTPGPLGPSPPPAPAPSPLVGFPQFPQQLTPPRSPSPEPTVEDVISQVARAHREIFTYAHDKLGSSPGNFNANHASGSPLATTPHCWESQGCPPAPNDNIMAAQRHNEALNGLRQAPSAYPPAWPPGPAHHSCHQPNSNGHRLCPTHVYPTPEGEAPANSLRQGNSKNVLLACPMNMYPHGRSGRTVQEIWEDFSMSFTPAVREVVEFAKHIPGFRDLSQHDQVTLLKAGTFEVLMVRFASLFNVKDQTVMFLSRTTYSLQELGAMGMGDLLNAMFDFSEKLNSLALTEEELGLFTAVVLVSADRSGMENSASVEQLQETLLRALRALVLKNRPLETSRFTKLLLKLPDLRTLNNMHSEKLLSFRVDAQ comes from the exons ATGACGACCCTGGACTCCAACAACAACACAG GTGGCGTCATCACCTACATTGGCTCCAGTGGCTCCTCCCCAAGCCGCACCAGCCCTGAGTCCCTCTACAGTGATAGCTCGAATGGCAGCTTCCAGTCCCTGAACCAAGGCTGCCCCACCTACTTCCCACCATCACCCACTGGCTCCCTCACCCAGGACCCAGCTCGCTCCTTTGGGAGCATTCCATCCAGCTTGGGTGACGATGGTTCCCCTTCatcttcatcttcctcctcctcatcctcctcttcctccttctataATGGGAGCCCCCCAGGGGGTCTACAAGTGGCCCTGGAAGACAGCAACCGAGTGTCCCCCAGCAAGAGCACCGGCAACATCACCA AGCTGAATGGCATGGTGCTACTGTGTAAAGTGTGTGGGGACGTCGCTTCGGGTTTCCACTACGGCGTGCATGCCTGTGAGGGCTGCAAG GGCTTTTTCCGTCGGAGCATCCAGCAGAACATCCAATACAAAAGGTGTCTGAAAAACGAGAACTGCTCCATCGTCCGCATCAATCGCAACCGCTGCCAGCAGTGTCGCTTCAAGAAGTGTCTCTCCGTGGGCATGTCTCGAGATG CTGTGCGTTTTGGGCGCATCCCCAAACGAGAGAAGCAGCGGATGCTGGCCGAGATGCAGAGTGCCATGAACCTGGCCAACAACCAGCTGAGCAGCCAGTGCCCGCTGGAGACCTCGCCCACCCCGCACCCCACCCCGGGCCCCCTGGGCCCCTCACCACCTCCggctccagccccttcccctctggtgggCTTCCCCCAGTTCCCACAACAGCTGACTCCCCCCCGATCCCCAAGTCCGGAGCCCACAGTGGAGGATGTGATATCCCAGGTAGCTCGGGCCCACCGAGAGATCTTCACCTACGCCCACGACAAGCTGGGCAGCTCACCTGGCAACTTCAATGCCAACCATGCCTCAGGCAGCCCTCTAGCCACCACCCCACATTGCTGGGAAAGTCagggctgcccacctgcccccaatGACAACATCATGGCTGCCCAGCGTCATAACGAGGCTCTGAATGGATTACGCCAGGCTCCCTCTGCCTACCCTCCCGCCTggccccctggccctgcccaccacagCTGCCACCAGCCCAACAGCAACGGGCACCGGCTATGCCCCACCCATGTGTACCCAACCCCAGAAGGCGAAGCACCTGCCAACAGTCTGCGACAGGGCAACTCCAAGAACGTTCTGCTG GCATGTCCCATGAATATGTACCCGCACGGACGCAGCGGGCGGACTGTGCAAGAGATCTGGGAGGATTTCTCCATGAGCTTCACGCCCGCTGTGCGGGAGGTTGTAGAGTTTGCCAAGCACATCCCTGGCTTCCGTGATCTTTCTCAGCACGACCAGGTCACCCTGCTTAAGGCTGGCACCTTTGAG GTGCTGATGGTGCGCTTCGCGTCGCTGTTCAACGTGAAGGACCAGACAGTGATGTTTCTGAGCCGCACCACCTACAGCCTGCAGGAGCTTGGCGCCATGGGCATGGGCGACCTGCTCAACGCCATGTTCGACTTCAGTGAGAAGCTCAACTCCCTGGCGCTTACCGAGGAGGAGCTGGGCCTCTTCACCGCGGTGGTGCTCGTCTCTGCAG ACCGCTCGGGCATGGAGAATTCCGCTTCGGTGGAGCAGCTCCAGGAGACGCTGCTGCGGGCTCTTCGGGCTCTGGTGCTGAAGAACCGGCCCTTGGAGACTTCCCGCTTCACCAAGCTGCTGCTCAAGCTGCCGGACCTGCGGACCCTGAACAACATGCATTCCGAGAAGCTGCTGTCCTTCCGGGTGGACGCCCAGTGA
- the NR1D1 gene encoding nuclear receptor subfamily 1 group D member 1 isoform X1: MKVLTPFLGMAELGGVITYIGSSGSSPSRTSPESLYSDSSNGSFQSLNQGCPTYFPPSPTGSLTQDPARSFGSIPSSLGDDGSPSSSSSSSSSSSSSFYNGSPPGGLQVALEDSNRVSPSKSTGNITKLNGMVLLCKVCGDVASGFHYGVHACEGCKGFFRRSIQQNIQYKRCLKNENCSIVRINRNRCQQCRFKKCLSVGMSRDAVRFGRIPKREKQRMLAEMQSAMNLANNQLSSQCPLETSPTPHPTPGPLGPSPPPAPAPSPLVGFPQFPQQLTPPRSPSPEPTVEDVISQVARAHREIFTYAHDKLGSSPGNFNANHASGSPLATTPHCWESQGCPPAPNDNIMAAQRHNEALNGLRQAPSAYPPAWPPGPAHHSCHQPNSNGHRLCPTHVYPTPEGEAPANSLRQGNSKNVLLACPMNMYPHGRSGRTVQEIWEDFSMSFTPAVREVVEFAKHIPGFRDLSQHDQVTLLKAGTFEVLMVRFASLFNVKDQTVMFLSRTTYSLQELGAMGMGDLLNAMFDFSEKLNSLALTEEELGLFTAVVLVSADRSGMENSASVEQLQETLLRALRALVLKNRPLETSRFTKLLLKLPDLRTLNNMHSEKLLSFRVDAQ, from the exons ATGAAAGTCTTAACTCCCTTTTTGGGGATGGCTGAACTAG GTGGCGTCATCACCTACATTGGCTCCAGTGGCTCCTCCCCAAGCCGCACCAGCCCTGAGTCCCTCTACAGTGATAGCTCGAATGGCAGCTTCCAGTCCCTGAACCAAGGCTGCCCCACCTACTTCCCACCATCACCCACTGGCTCCCTCACCCAGGACCCAGCTCGCTCCTTTGGGAGCATTCCATCCAGCTTGGGTGACGATGGTTCCCCTTCatcttcatcttcctcctcctcatcctcctcttcctccttctataATGGGAGCCCCCCAGGGGGTCTACAAGTGGCCCTGGAAGACAGCAACCGAGTGTCCCCCAGCAAGAGCACCGGCAACATCACCA AGCTGAATGGCATGGTGCTACTGTGTAAAGTGTGTGGGGACGTCGCTTCGGGTTTCCACTACGGCGTGCATGCCTGTGAGGGCTGCAAG GGCTTTTTCCGTCGGAGCATCCAGCAGAACATCCAATACAAAAGGTGTCTGAAAAACGAGAACTGCTCCATCGTCCGCATCAATCGCAACCGCTGCCAGCAGTGTCGCTTCAAGAAGTGTCTCTCCGTGGGCATGTCTCGAGATG CTGTGCGTTTTGGGCGCATCCCCAAACGAGAGAAGCAGCGGATGCTGGCCGAGATGCAGAGTGCCATGAACCTGGCCAACAACCAGCTGAGCAGCCAGTGCCCGCTGGAGACCTCGCCCACCCCGCACCCCACCCCGGGCCCCCTGGGCCCCTCACCACCTCCggctccagccccttcccctctggtgggCTTCCCCCAGTTCCCACAACAGCTGACTCCCCCCCGATCCCCAAGTCCGGAGCCCACAGTGGAGGATGTGATATCCCAGGTAGCTCGGGCCCACCGAGAGATCTTCACCTACGCCCACGACAAGCTGGGCAGCTCACCTGGCAACTTCAATGCCAACCATGCCTCAGGCAGCCCTCTAGCCACCACCCCACATTGCTGGGAAAGTCagggctgcccacctgcccccaatGACAACATCATGGCTGCCCAGCGTCATAACGAGGCTCTGAATGGATTACGCCAGGCTCCCTCTGCCTACCCTCCCGCCTggccccctggccctgcccaccacagCTGCCACCAGCCCAACAGCAACGGGCACCGGCTATGCCCCACCCATGTGTACCCAACCCCAGAAGGCGAAGCACCTGCCAACAGTCTGCGACAGGGCAACTCCAAGAACGTTCTGCTG GCATGTCCCATGAATATGTACCCGCACGGACGCAGCGGGCGGACTGTGCAAGAGATCTGGGAGGATTTCTCCATGAGCTTCACGCCCGCTGTGCGGGAGGTTGTAGAGTTTGCCAAGCACATCCCTGGCTTCCGTGATCTTTCTCAGCACGACCAGGTCACCCTGCTTAAGGCTGGCACCTTTGAG GTGCTGATGGTGCGCTTCGCGTCGCTGTTCAACGTGAAGGACCAGACAGTGATGTTTCTGAGCCGCACCACCTACAGCCTGCAGGAGCTTGGCGCCATGGGCATGGGCGACCTGCTCAACGCCATGTTCGACTTCAGTGAGAAGCTCAACTCCCTGGCGCTTACCGAGGAGGAGCTGGGCCTCTTCACCGCGGTGGTGCTCGTCTCTGCAG ACCGCTCGGGCATGGAGAATTCCGCTTCGGTGGAGCAGCTCCAGGAGACGCTGCTGCGGGCTCTTCGGGCTCTGGTGCTGAAGAACCGGCCCTTGGAGACTTCCCGCTTCACCAAGCTGCTGCTCAAGCTGCCGGACCTGCGGACCCTGAACAACATGCATTCCGAGAAGCTGCTGTCCTTCCGGGTGGACGCCCAGTGA